In Vigna unguiculata cultivar IT97K-499-35 chromosome 3, ASM411807v1, whole genome shotgun sequence, a single genomic region encodes these proteins:
- the LOC114178844 gene encoding polyphenol oxidase, chloroplastic-like — protein MSWSHKKINIMSWISVTSLPIPLSSSSSSSFPHLTKHRKPKRHHLCKVSCHTNHDVPNEEPKASHNRRNVLIGFGGLYGASTLADNPFAIAAPTSPDLKGCGLPELPEGVPPTKCCPPKYSNIIDFKFPRPRRTPRVRPAAQYVDDTYVAKYKKALSKMKALPPDDPRSFTQQANVHCAYCNDAYHQVGFPKIDYKVHDSWLFFPFHRWYLYFYERILGSLINDPDFSIPYWNWDNPYGGMVIPSIFTDTNSPLYDPRRNVVHQPPTLINLNYDLDEDVRQNPEQQISNNLATMYKNVVSCGKLPSLFLGNPYRAGGTPGGAGSLENVPHTPVHIWTGDARQPNLEDLGNFYSAGRDPLFYAHHANVDRMWNIWKTLPRGKRRDFTDKDWLESIFYFYDENKNLVRVKVKDSCDTKKLGYVYKDVEIPWLGEKPKPRKPKSNAKAKKKVSFAESFGVSAARAAEATSVTFPLTLNSKVTTVVKRPKLSRSTEEKEEEEEVLVIDGIEFDMEKALKFDVFINDEDEKEIKPGNSEFAGSFVSVSHSMQSNKKVKTCLRLGITDLLEDLDAEDDDTIVVTLVPKYGGPVTIQDIKIEFATE, from the coding sequence ATGAGTTGGAGTCACAAAAAGATCAACATCATGTCTTGGATCTCTGTTACATCACTCCCCATTCCCctttcttcatcatcttcttcttccttcccACACCTCACCAAACATCGCAAACCAAAACGCCACCATCTCTGCAAAGTCTCATGCCACACCAACCACGATGTACCAAATGAAGAACCAAAAGCATCACACAATAGGAGGAACGTTCTGATTGGGTTTGGAGGACTGTACGGTGCCTCCACTCTTGCAGACAATCCTTTCGCCATTGCTGCTCCAACTTCCCCTGACTTGAAAGGTTGTGGCCTACCAGAGTTACCAGAAGGTGTACCACCCACCAAATGTTGCCCTCCAAAATATTCAAACATCATAGATTTCAAGTTTCCACGACCCAGAAGAACCCCTAGGGTTAGACCAGCTGCTCAGTATGTGGATGATACCTACGTAGCCAAGTATAAGAAAGCTCTGAGTAAGATGAAAGCCCTTCCTCCTGATGACCCTCGTAGTTTCACCCAACAAGCTAATGTCCACTGTGCTTACTGCAATGATGCCTATCACCAAGTTGGGTTCCCTAAAATTGACTACAAAGTCCACGATTCCTGGCTATTCTTCCCTTTCCATCGTTGGTACCTTTATTTCTATGAGAGAATACTGGGAAGCTTGATTAATGACCCAGATTTTTCTATTCCATATTGGAACTGGGACAACCCTTACGGTGGCATGGTAATCCCTTCCATTTTCACAGATACAAACTCCCCTCTATATGACCCTCGCAGGAATGTTGTTCATCAACCACCAACTCTTATAAACCTAAACTACGACCTAGACGAAGACGTGCGTCAAAATCCAGAACAACAAATCTCTAATAACCTCGCTACAATGTATAAAAATGTTGTCTCGTGTGGGAAACTCCCATCGCTCTTCCTAGGAAACCCTTATCGTGCTGGTGGTACTCCTGGGGGTGCTGGGTCCTTAGAGAATGTTCCTCATACTCCAGTTCACATTTGGACTGGTGATGCGAGACAGCCTAACCTTGAGGACTTGGGAAACTTCTATTCAGCTGGAAGAGATCCTCTTTTCTATGCTCACCATGCCAACGTCGATAGAATGTGGAACATATGGAAAACATTACCACGTGGGAAGAGAAGGGATTTCACAGATAAGGATTGGCTGGAAtctatcttttatttctatGATGAGAACAAGAACCTTGTGCGTGTAAAGGTGAAAGATTCATGTGACACGAAAAAGTTGGGGTATGTTTACAAAGATGTTGAAATTCCATGGCTCGGCGAGAAGCCTAAGCCCAGAAAACCTAAATCTAACGCTAAAGCTAAGAAGAAGGTGTCATTTGCAGAAAGTTTTGGAGTTAGTGCAGCACGAGCCGCTGAGGCTACGAGTGTAACGTTTCCTCTGACTTTGAATTCAAAGGTAACCACTGTTGTGAAGAGGCCAAAGCTGTCGAGGAGCACggaggagaaggaagaagaggaagaagtgttgGTGATTGACGGAATTGAGTTTGATATGGAAAAAGCTTTGAAGTTTGATGTGTTTATCAACGACGAAGATGAAAAGGAGATCAAACCAGGCAATAGTGAGTTTGCAGGAAGCTTTGTGAGTGTGTCACATTCTATGCAGAGCAACAAGAAGGTCAAAACCTGTCTTAGACTGGGAATAACGGATTTGTTAGAAGACTTGGACGCTGAAGATGATGATACCATTGTGGTGACGTTGGTGCCAAAATACGGTGGACCTGTCACAATTCAGGACATAAAGATAGAGTTTGCAAcggaatga
- the LOC114178845 gene encoding polyphenol oxidase, chloroplastic-like, translating into MSWSHKKINIMSWISVTSLPIPLSSSSSSSFPHLTKHRKPKRHHLCKVSCHTNHDVPNEEPKASHNRRNVLIGFGGLYGASTLADNPFAIALPTSPDIKSCGLPKLPADVECTNCCPPQSSTIIDFTLPPTRRTPRVRYAAQLMDDTNIAKYKEALCKMRALPPDDPRSFIQQANIHCAYCNDAYHQAGFPKIDYQVHKSWLFFPFHRMYLYFYERILGSLINDPDFSIPYWNWDNPYGGMVIPSIFTDTNSPLYDPRRNIYHQPPTLVNLDYNKNDQVCLNPKQQISNNLATMYKSVVSSGTPSLFLGTSYRGGGEPGCPGSLERVPHTPVHVWAGDTRQPHLEDLGVFYSAARDPLFYAHHANVDRMWNIWRTLPGKKRVNFKDNDWLTSSFYFYDENKNLVRVTVKDSLDTTKLGYVYQGVETPWLDQRPKPRIPIPIAKAKKSFGEATSVTFPLTLNSKVSSVVKRPKVSRSEEEKEEEEEVLVIDGIEFDMEKDLKFDVFINDDDEKEINPTNTEFAGSFVSVPHTHMHRNKKAKSCLKLAMTELLEDLEAEDDDTIVVTLVPKYGGPVTIQDIKIEFATE; encoded by the coding sequence ATGAGTTGGAGTCACAAAAAGATCAACATCATGTCTTGGATCTCTGTTACATCACTCCCCATTCCCctttcttcatcatcttcttcttccttcccACACCTCACCAAACATCGCAAACCAAAACGCCACCATCTCTGCAAAGTCTCATGCCACACCAACCACGATGTACCAAATGAAGAACCAAAAGCATCACACAATAGGAGGAACGTTCTGATTGGGTTTGGAGGACTGTACGGTGCTTCCACTCTTGCAGACAATCCTTTCGCCATTGCTCTTCCAACTTCCCCTGACATCAAAAGTTGTGGCCTACCAAAGTTACCAGCAGATGTAGAATGCACCAATTGTTGCCCTCCACAATCTTCCACCATCATAGATTTCACGCTTCCACCAACCAGAAGAACCCCTAGGGTTAGATATGCTGCTCAGTTAATGGATGATACCAACATAGCCAAGTATAAGGAAGCTCTGTGTAAGATGAGAGCCCTTCCTCCTGATGACCCTCGTAGTTTCATCCAACAAGCTAATATCCACTGTGCTTACTGCAATGATGCCTATCACCAAGCTGGGTTCCCTAAAATTGACTACCAAGTCCACAAATCCTGGCTATTCTTCCCTTTCCATCGTATGTACCTTTATTTCTATGAGAGAATACTGGGAAGCTTGATTAATGACCCAGATTTTTCTATTCCATATTGGAACTGGGACAACCCTTACGGTGGCATGGTAATCCCTTCCATTTTCACAGATACAAACTCCCCTCTATATGACCCTCGCCGGAATATTTATCATCAACCACCAACTCTTGTAAACCTAGACTACAACAAAAACGATCAAGTCTGTCTAAATCCAAAACAGCAAATCTCTAATAACCTCGCTACAATGTATAAAAGTGTTGTCTCGTCTGGGACACCATCGCTCTTCCTAGGAACCTCTTATCGTGGTGGTGGTGAACCTGGGTGTCCTGGGTCCTTAGAGAGAGTTCCTCATACTCCAGTTCACGTTTGGGCTGGTGATACGAGACAGCCTCACCTTGAGGACTTGGGAGTCTTCTATTCAGCTGCAAGAGACCCCCTTTTCTATGCTCACCATGCCAACGTCGATAGAATGTGGAACATATGGAGAACATTACCAGGTAAGAAGAGAGTGAATTTCAAAGATAATGATTGGCTCACATCTAGCTTTTATTTCTATGATGAGAACAAGAACCTTGTGCGTGTAACGGTGAAAGATTCACTTGACACGACAAAGTTGGGGTATGTTTACCAAGGTGTTGAAACTCCATGGCTCGACCAGAGGCCTAAGCCCAGAATTCCTATACCTATAGCTAAAGCTAAGAAAAGTTTTGGAGAGGCTACGAGTGTAACGTTTCCTCTTACTTTGAATTCAAAGGTAAGCAGTGTTGTGAAGAGGCCAAAGGTGTCGAGGAGCgaggaggagaaggaagaagaggaagaagtgttgGTGATTGACGGAATTGAGTTTGATATGGAAAAAGATTTGAAGTTTGATGTGTTTATCAACGACGATGATGAAAAGGAGATCAACCCAACCAATACTGAGTTTGCAGGAAGCTTTGTGAGTGTGCCACATACTCATATGCACAGAAACAAGAAGGCTAAATCCTGTCTTAAACTGGCAATGACGGAATTGTTAGAAGACTTGGAAGCTGAAGATGATGATACCATTGTGGTGACGTTGGTGCCAAAATACGGTGGACCTGTCACAATTCAGGACATAAAGATAGAGTTTGCAAcggaatga
- the LOC114178932 gene encoding uncharacterized protein At4g04980-like, with translation MATVGFCGFKPLRFRRKTHHILEGLKHAPKKSWKVKSKENEESLELSFVGTDQLILMVEIHKKILAFRDLMDLASCNRTASLREMVMKTLQDLQGLYPGIIPKNEVSKIKGKPTDQAMAYFCKALKCLGETWIMQNDWMHKFNIVLPSCKDNSNMRQLGETLLTTLDSLINLASERFDIEEYENKKELSPRSCSFGKHIMRSTSFSDSSSSHCSPPVTPKSVLPESTRQSSRSGDSPRSSCASPLLLSLRVQAVGKLNPIDVKRLSSQMSPTHIHKMEQESIREMEQVDDKASNHGKDSLQNLVFHLDTTEELDPQTQPFAIKEVRLSLPPNHTQTQPQSPKPEKTPLPQHEPQPVLSSPSVTPPPSMTKMNTIPLPPPPPPPPAPTNITANVTLPAPPVLQPNVAVPPTPPPPQSAPKLEENEAPVRMLPPPPPPPLPPSSGSAATAIPPPPLALPPSSGSATTAIPPPPTPLPPSSGSATTATLPPPPPIPLKGGSVLAPPPPVPGGPRAGGAPPPPPLGGGRSLRAKATTKLKRSAQLGNLYRSLKGKLEGSSLTGKSSAGKKGGVGGASTGGKQGMADALAEMTKRSSYFQQIEEDVQKYTKQILELRSTISNFKTKDMTELAKFHKDVESVLENLTDESQVLSRFEGFPTKKLEALRMSAALYNKLHSILTELQNWKIVPPMAQQLDKVEKYFSKIKTELDALDRTKDDESKKFKGHNIEFDFHILIKIKEALVDVSSNCMELSLKEKRNSGTNKDGSKKSGASLLWKAFQFAFRVYTFAGGLDDRADNLTRELAQEIESEPNPNPKPNQP, from the exons ATGGCCACCGTGGGGTTCTGCGGTTTCAAGCCATTACGCTTTCGTCGCAAGACACATCACATTTTAGAG GGATTGAAACACGCTCCTAAGAAGTCTTGGAAGGTTAAGAgcaaagaaaatgaagagtcgCTGGAGTTGTCGTTTGTAGGAACTGACCAATTGATTCTAATGGTTGAGATTCATAAGAAGATATTGGCATTCAGAGACCTCATGGACCTTGCTTCATGCAACAGGACTGCTTCTTTACGTGAG ATGGTCATGAAAACCCTGCAAGATCTTCAAGGGCTTTACCCAGGTATCATACCCAAAAATGAAGTCTCAAAGATTAAGGGCAAGCCTACGGACCAG GCTATGGCCTATTTCTGCAAGGCTTTGAAGTGTCTTGGAGAGACGTGGATTATGCAAAATGATTGGATGCACAAGTTCAATATTGTGTTACCATCGTGCAAAGATAACAGCAATATGCGTCAACTGG GTGAGACATTGTTGACCACTCTAGATTCTCTGATAAACTTAGCAAGTGAGAGGTTTGACATAGAGGAATATGAGAATAAGAAAGAGTTGAGTCCACGATCTTGTTCATTTGGAAAACATATAATGCGATCAACCTCCTTTTCTGATAGCAGCAGCTCTCACTGCTCTCCTCCAGTTACACCAAAATCTGTTCTTCCAGAGTCGACAAGACAGTCTTCAAGATCTGGAGACAGTCCCAGAAGCTCTTGTGCCTCACCACTTCTTCTGTCTCTCAGAGTTCAAGCTGTCGGAAAGTTGAACCCAATTGATGTAAAGCGCTTGTCTTCCCAGATGTCACCAACACATATCCACAAGATGGAGCAGGAATCAATCAGAGAAATGGAACAAGTGGATGACAAAGCTTCAAATCATGGAAAAGACTCGTTACAAAATCTAGTGTTTCACTTGGACACAACCGAGGAATTGGATCCCCAAACTCAACCTTTTGCTATAAAGGAGGTAAGGCTATCTCTACCTCCCAATCACACACAAACTCAACCACAATCTCCTAAACCAGAAAAAACACCTCTTCCACAGCATGAACCACAACCTGTACTGTCTTCACCTTCAGTTACACCCCCACCATCTATGACAAAGATGAACACTATACCACTCCCACCAcctcctcctccacctcctGCACCGACCAATATAACAGCAAATGTAACATTACCAGCACCACCTGTTCTGCAACCAAATGTAGCAGTGCCACCAACACCACCTCCTCCACAATCAGCTCCTAAACTGGAGGAAAATGAAGCACCAGTTAGGATGCttccacctccaccaccaccaccattgcCTCCAAGTTCAGGTTCAGCAGCAACTGCTATTCCACCACCACCATTAGCATTGCCTCCAAGTTCAGGTTCAGCAACAACTGCTATTCCTCCTCCTCCAACCCCATTGCCTCCAAGTTCAGGTTCAGCAACAACTGCTACTCTACCGCCTCCACCACCCATTCCCTTGAAAGGTGGATCAGTTCTAGCACCTCCGCCACCCGTGCCAGGTGGTCCAAGAGCAGGAGGCGCTCCGCCACCACCTCCTCTGGGAGGAGGGAGATCCTTGCGCGCTAAGGCAACTACTAAGTTGAAAAGATCGGCACAATTGGGCAACCTGTATCGGTCTCTAAAGGGAAAATTGGAAGGGTCTAGCCTCACTGGAAAATCTTCTGCTGGGAAAAAAGGTGGCGTTGGTGGAGCAAGCACCGGAGGGAAACAAGGAATGGCTGATGCTCTAGCAGAGATGACAAAAAG ATCCTCTTACTTCCAACAAATAGAAGAAGATGTTCAGAAATATACAAAGCAAATCTTGGAGCTGAGATCTACCATTTCTAATTTCAAGACAAAAGATATGACAGAATTGGCCAAGTTCCACAAAGATGTTGAATCCGTTCTTGAGAATCTAACTGATGAATCACAG GTGCTATCAAGGTTTGAAGGATTCCCCACAAAGAAGCTGGAAGCTTTGAGAATGTCAGCAGCACTGTACAATAAATTGCACTCAATACTCACCGAGCTTCAAAATTGGAAAATAGTGCCTCCCATGGCTCAGCAACTGGACaaggttgaaaaatatttcagcAAG ATTAAGACAGAACTAGATGCTTTGGATCGAACCAAAGATGATGAATCTAAGAAATTTAAGGGTCACAACATCGAATTTGACTTCCACATTCTCATAAAGATCAAGGAAGCGTTGGTGGACGTTTCCTCCAACTGCATGGAGTTATCACTAAAG GAGAAGCGCAACTCTGGTACTAACAAAGATGGATCGAAAAAATCAGGTGCATCGTTGCTTTGGAAAGCGTTTCAATTTGCATTCAGGGTGTACACCTTCGCTGGTGGGCTTGATGATCGTGCTGACAACCTAACAAGAGAATTGGCACAAGAGATAGAGAGTGAACCCAACCCCAACCCCAAACCCAACCAACCATGA